The Maridesulfovibrio sp. genomic sequence TGGTTCCCAAGATTTCTTATGTGCAAAGATTTTATCCTTGGAAATGGATAGTCGGCACGGGCCTTTATCTTGATGAAATTGAATCCGAGGCCGCAGCCCGTAACCGGGAACTGATCATGATGACCTTCGGGATTCTCGGGATCATCTTGCTGCTTTCTTTTTACACCATTGTCCAGAGCAGGAAGGCCGGGAAACGGATTCTGGAAAGCGAGGCCCTGTTTAAAGGTATTTTCAACAACAGCCAGCAATTCATGGGAGTTCTTAGTCCTGAGGGAGTTCTGCTGCTTGCCAATAATGCGTCTCTTGATTTTGTGGAGAGAGAAAACCGCGAAGTTATCGGGCATTATTTATGGGAAACTCCGTGGTTTGAGGATTCACTTGATGCTCAGCGCCAGCTTAAAGAACTGATTCAGGTTGCCTCCTTCGGCGGGGTAGGGAAGGGAATTTTTAAACATCACGGTCAGAATGAAGAAACCATATATGTTGATTTTTCAGCAAAGCCGGTGGTTGACGATAGTGGTTCCGTCCTTTTCTTAATTGCTGAGGGCCATAATGTTACGGAGCTGAAAGAGGTCCGGGACCAGATTGCTTTGAGTGAAGCAATGTTTCGTGGTGTTTTCTGTCAGTCGTTGCAGTTCATGGCCGTGTTGGATCTGGACGGAACACTGAAGGAAATTAACAAGGCCGCCCTTGAAGCCGTGCATCTCACTGCCGAGGATGTGGTGGACCGTCCATTCTGGGAAGGGGCGTGGTGGCAGTCTCCGCCAACATTGGCCGACACCTTGAAAGAAGACATAGAAAAAGCAGTTAATGGGCATACAATCAGGCGCGAGATCACGGCCTATACTCCGGATGAGGGAACCAAATATATTGATTTTTCATTAAAGCCGGCTTTCGGACCGGATGACAAGATTCTTTTCCTGCTTGCAGAAGGTAAGGATGTTTCGGAGTTGCGTTCAGTTCAGGAACAGCTCAGCGAATTGAACCGGGATCTTGAACAGAAGGTTGAGGAACGCACCGTCGAGTTGAGCAGGTCTGTTAAAAGTCTTGAAAATGCCCAGAATCAGCTCATCCAATCTGAAAAGATGGCTGCGCTTGGCGACCTTGTTGCCGGGGTGGCCCATGAAATCAATACCCCGGTGGGTATAAGTGTGACCAGCATCAGCTTTATGGAAGAAAAGTTGAATGAAATTTCCAAGAAGTTGGATTCCGGGCAGTTGCGTAAGTCTGATTTTGATAAGTTCATTACTGTTGCAAAGGAGGCGACCAAATCCAGTATGCTTAACCTGCATCGGGCTGCTGAACTTATCGGTAACTTTAAACAGGTGGCTGCGGATCAGGCGTCCGGTCAGAAGCGGACTATCAATTTTCGTGAGTATATTGACGAGATCCTGCTCAGCCTACGCTCCAAGTACAAGAGGACCCAGCATAAGATCAATGTGGATTGTGCCGATGATCTGGTGCTGAACACCTTTCCGGGCGCTTTTATGCAGATTTTTTCCAATCTCATAATTAATTCCCTTATTCACGGGTTTGAAGGAATAGATGCCGGTAATATAGACATCAGGGTGGATGTCGTCGACGAGCGGATTATCATCCGCTATAATGATGACGGCAAGGGCATGAGTGAAGTCGATGTAAACAAAGTCTTTGAGCCGTTTTTTACCACCAAGCGCGGGGAAGGGGGAACCGGGTTGGGCATGAGCATTGTCTACAATCTTGTACACAAGCGTCTTGGAGGAGTCATCAGCTGCTCCAGTGTTGAAGGTCAGGGTACTGCCTTCACCATCTCCTTGCCCGGAGATATTATCGTTGAAGACTGATTTTCTTGATTTATAAGCCCTTGACTGGGCGGTTTTAAAGCATATCTTTCATATACCGCATCGTTTACGGTGCGGTATTTTTCTATCAAGCTAAAAACAGGAGCATTTAATATGACCAGTCAGATCAAAACATTTTTCCTGCTTGCCGCACTAACGGCGATTATCCTTTTTCTAGGGGGATTGATGGGAGGACGGACCGGGCTAGTCATTGCCTTCGGATTCGCCATATTTATGAACGTGGGCAGTTACTGGTATTCGGATAAAATTGTTCTTTCCATGTATAAAGCCAGACAGCTATCAGCTAACGACGCTCCGCAGGTGTATGCCATGGTTAAAGAGCTTGCTGCCAATGCCGGAATCCCCACTCCCCGGCTTTATGTAATTGATCAGGATGCCCCCAATGCTTTTGCTACCGGGCGTAACCCTGAGAATGCCGTGGTTGCAGTAACCAGCGGTATCATGCGTATCCTGACTCCGGAAGAACTGCGTGGAGTTATAGCCCATGAGATAGGCCACATCACTAACCGCGACATTCTCATTCAATCTGTTGCCGCTGTTCTCGCCGGGGCAATCATGATGATTGCCAATATGATGCAGTGGGCCGCAATTTTCGGTTTCGGCGGCGATGACGAGGAGGGAGGAACCAACCCTCTGGCCGCGATTCTCATAGCAATTCTCGCACCCATTGCCGCTTCCCTGATTCAGATGGCGATATCACGCTCCCGTGAGTATCTCGCAGACTCCACCGGGGCCCGGATTTCTGGTACCCCCAAGGCTCTGGCCTCCGCTCTTTATAAACTGGACGCCACTGCCCGCAACATACCTATGGATGCCAACCCCGCTACCGAAAACATGTTTATCGTCAACCCATTCAGCGGCGGAAACATGGCGAACTGGTTCAGCACCCATCCTTCTACCGAGGACCGTATTGCCAGACTTATGTCCATGTAATGACGCCTGAGAAGAAATCTTTTTATTAAGAGCGCGAAGCACATCAAGACTATGTTTTTCAAATCTCGTATTAAAATAATTCTTTTTATTCTGCTGACCGTTGTGATTGCCCGGCCATCCTTTGCGGCGAAGGATGATTCCCTGCGGGTGACTCCTGTAGTGCGGGCGGTCCAGAAGACCTCCCCGGCAGTTGTGAACATCAATGTAACCCGCATAGTAGAGCGCGGGGTGTCTCCTTTCGGGCAGATGTTCGGGGGACAGGGCTTTGATATGTTCTTTGACAATTTCCCGACCCAGAAGCGCAAATTCCGTTCGCAGGCAACCGGATCCGGAGTGATCATCAACGGACGCCGTGGGCTGGTGCTCACCAATGCTCACGTGCTTTCCGGAGGAAGCGACATCAAGGTCAGACTGATTAACGGCGAGGAATACTCTGCCGAGATTGTCGGTTCTGATGCTGATTTTGATATTGCCGTGCTCAAAATCAAGGGGGCAGGCAATCTTCCGCAGGTTGCCATGGGGGATTCCTCGGATATTTATATTGGCGAGACTGTAATCGCCATCGGCAACCCCTTCGGTTATACCCATACGGTGACCACCGGAGTTGTTTCTGCGCTCAAGCGTGCGGTAAAATCAAAAGAGGGCGCTTATACGGATTTCATTCAGACCGACGCAGCTATTAATCCCGGAAACAGCGGTGGGCCGTTGCTGAATATTATGGGTGATCTGATCGGTATCAATACCGCTATTCAGGCCCGCGCGGAGGGGATCGGCTTTGCTATTCCCATCAATCGGGCCAAGCGGGTGGTCAAGGAGCTGCTTGAATCCGGCAAGGTCTCCCCTGTCTGGCTGGGGCTGAGCGGTCAGGATCTGGATCAGGGGGCGGCCAGTTATTTCGGTCTTTCCCGTGTTTACGGCATGCTGATCACGGATGTCCATAAGGATACCCCAGCTGCTTATGCCGGTTTGCAGCCCGGAGACGTAGTGCTCAGGATCAATGGCATTGAGGTTGAGGACAAGACCGGGTATCTTGCTCTGCTTCGGGTGCAGACCCGCAGCGAAGATGTTGATCTTGAGGTCTTGCATGAAGGTAAACTCCGCCATGTTGTGGTCCGCCCGCAATCACTTGAGCTTCGGCAGATCCGGTCTCAGGCATGGTCCCGCTGGGGCATGGTTGTCGATAAGGATTCCCGAGGACGCGGCATGTTGGTTAGCAAAGTGCGTAAGAATAGCGCATCTGAACGTCTTGGCCTTCAGCCCGGAGACAAAATCCATCAGATAGGCAATCACCGTGTTGAGTCGCAGAAAGATTTTCTTGATTCCTTTCTGCGTTATCGTTTGAACAATAAGGTGATGCTCAAGGTTCAGCGCGGGCGTAATTTTTATTACGTGAAGTTGATTAGTTAAGGCCTGTTTTTCAGTGGGCTTAAGAAAAGGCGTGCAGTCCACTGCGGACAGCACGCCTTTTTATTTGTATTCCTGTATAACAGAATAAACAGGGCCGTCGGGGGTGAGTTCACTTTTGTAGAGGGTGAATCCGTTTATTTCTGTTGCAGGCAGTTCTATACTGCTGATTTTTTCTGCCAGAGCGTTCCAGTCGTCGTCGGCTATTTTTTTGACCCGACCCAGTGTCAGGTGGGCATGACAGGATTGCCTGTTTTTCGTAAATCCCAGCTTGGCCATTTCCAAGTCGATTTTTGTTGCGGTAGAGCAGAAAGTGTCAGTCCCTTCGGCTATACCCAGCCAGATAATATGAGGCTTTTCCTGCACCGGAAAGAAACCGGCCCCTGCGTTTGTAATTTTGAAGTTTACAACCGGGATCTTTTTAAGTACTCCCTGCACCTCGGCAAGCTTGTCTTCCTCCACGCTGCCCAGAAATTTGAGGGTAAGGTGCATGTTTTCAGGTTTTACCCATGCAATTTTGGATTGCAGGCCATTGCGCAGGCTGGCGGAGGATTTGCGGATTATTTCTTTCCATTCTTCCGGTACGGGGTGTGCGACGAATGAGCGGATTTTTTTCATGGTTCAATCCCTGTTTGCGTGTTCCCGGAAAGCGGCTTTAACTCATAAAAGAATCTCGTAGAGCTGCCTTTTCAGGGCGGTTTGTTTTTGATCTTTCAAACTCTGCAGCGTATTTCGTCATGAATCCGGCAAAGTGTGCTTCAGATTTTTGGAGCACGTTTTCGTATAGTTTGATGTCATACTGGTTGTATTCCACGATCCGGTTGTACAATGAATCCCCCAGTTCTTTTCGGTGATCGGAAATTTTGCTGGATTCAGGCGTTTCCCGCAGCCGTTCATAAAATATATTATCAAAACCGGCGAGTTTTGACAGCATGAATGCCGATTCTTCATATCTTTCCTGAAAGCCTATGAAATCGAAGTTGTTCTGCAGGGATTCCATTGCATCGTGATAATGGTCGTTGTTTATCTCATGAAAGCCTTTATCAAGATGATTGCCGAAAAATCTCACATAGGCATTTGTGGATTGTTTGAAGTATGAGATTGCAGGGCATCTGCTGTCTTTGGGCATGGAAGGCACGGAGTAAAAAAATTCTCTTAGCTCCATGGAACTTTCCAGCAGTCCGGCTGATTTCAAATAGTAGAACCATGAAACAGCCCGTGAGACAGGGTGGCGCAGAAAGGTGAAACGGAAAAAAAGCTTCGGAATCCGGGGCAGTATCTCCGGTCTGTAATGGCCCATAAAACATGAGTGTTCTTCATACATTCCCGGTCTTTCATGCAGGAAATCAGACCCGGCATTTGGGCCGTCCGCATTTGCGCAGCTGTCGTAAATTTCCGCCGCTTCATAATTGTTGCGTAACAGGTTTCTGAGTGAGGTCCCGGCGGTTTTGGTTACATGATAGAAAAAAATATTTTTCATCCGTACGGCATGTCCTTTCTTGTGTGCGAAATGTGTGCGTATTTTTTATATAACATTACAAGTTGTTAAGTGTGTTATGAACCGGGTGTGGAAAAAGTGAAGAAGAATTTCAACATTCCGAACACTATATCGTCATTATTACTGTTGGCGTTGGAGTTGGTTACGTAGGTCAGGTCCGGGACGATGGAGAAGTTATCGGTCAGTTTGGCCTGATAGTATGTTTCGTAATGGTATTCCATGTCCTTGTTTGCGGTGTGCCTGTTTCCCTGCACCCCTCCTGCTGCCACGCCCCAGACATCCTGCTCCCGGCTGGGGATGGGACCCTGCCAGTGCGTACCTGCGGACCATGTCCAGCTGATGCTGTTTATTGCCCCGTTACCTTTGCCCAGCCGTGCGAATATTCCGAAATTCTCGGTGATATCCTGATCCATGTTGAAAGCCACGCCCCAGTTGATCGATTCATCCCCGGCGTTGATTCCCGGCTGGTCGTAGGTGTTGGTCCAGCCGAAGATGCGGTAATTACCTTTGAGATTGCCGAAGCTGGGAGAATAAGTCAGCTGTCCGCCGATGAGTGGGCTGTCGGCCATGTCTTCAAACTCATCTTTTCGTTCATTGGCCGGACATCCTGCATAGGTCGTGGACTGGGCCAGTACGGTCAGTTTGAATTCTTTCTGAGGATTGAACCCGGCGGCAATAATGGGAAGGTTGCTGTCAATACCGTCAAAGATGGGCTCGTTGTTAAACATGGAGTTTACGAACTGAATGCGGCCATTCCCTGCAAAACGGTTTTCGTCCATGAATGATTCGGGGTCGGTGTAACCCAGCGATACAAACATTTTTTTGTCCGCAAAGTGCTGTGTGTAGAGCACGTCAGAAATAGATGCCTTGCCGCCGGGACTTGTTCGTGAAGCCTGAGAGTTAAGCGAGGAGAGAACCAGTCCGCGTCTGGATGGGTTGCTGTTTACATCCGAGGCCCCGCCCTGAACCTGAAAGAAAAACTTTCCGTCTTTTATAGGTTCCCAATGCAGGCGTACGCGTGCTTTATAAGCACCGTATGTGTTGCTGTCTTTCGTTTCCCCGTCTATCTTCGTACTTCCGTATGACTGAATGTATCCGAGCACGTCGCCTTCGATGGTCAACGGTCCGGTGGAGTTCTGCACCTCGTTCCATGCCTCACGGAATTCTTGCAGCAGCACGGATTGATGCCCGGCTTCCTGCCCGTGCAGGTTAAGGGTGGAACGCAGGGAGTCGCTGCAGATCCCGTTTGTCGTGCAGCAAAGAACAAAGAGGATGATCAGGGAAAGGGACTTCTTCATTTTGATTTAACTCTCTTTCAAAAACTTGTGCAGCTTTTCAAGTACAGTTTGCAGGCTCTGCTGTTTAACGTCCATACGGTCTCCGCTGAAGAGTATTTTTTCAGCGTATGTCTCCCCGTTAACATGCCAGCCCATCCAGACGGTGCCTACCGGTTTGTCCGGAGTGCCTCCCGTGGGGCCAGCAATCCCGGAAAGTGATATGCCAACATTCACGCCCATGGTTTTGCAGACTCCCTCAGCCATGGCCCGGACAGTTTCCTCGCTGACCGCGCCGTGTTCTATTATTACTGTTTCGGGAACATGCAGCAGAGACATTTTTATTTCGTTTGAGTATGCTACTACTGCCCCGGAAAACCATGCGGAACTTCCGGAGAAGTCGGTCAGGGTCGCGGCTACAAGTCCTCCGGTGCAGGATTCAGCCGTGGCCATGGTCCAGCCTTTATCAACAAGAATTTTTCCTATAGAAGGTACAATTGTTTTGATCATGAGGGTACGTTATCCTGAATTTGAGCGTATTTAAAGAGGTAGATGCGACTATTGTTTACCGTAAAGTGAAGTGATACCATCATCCGCCGATGCCGATCCTGACCGGAAGTGTTTAATGGCCGTAAAGAATATTGCAGATATTGTCTGGAAAAGACATCAGAGTCACTGGAATTGGATTCTTATGCTCGGGTCCCTGTGTGTGCTGCTCATGGCTTTGTGGATGAAATCAATTTTTCTAACTCTCTTTTTTCTTGCCGGTTTTGCTGTTTCCATGATGGAACTGCCCGACCCGCAACCCCCTTTTGCACTGGTGGAAAGGCTTCTTGAGTATGAACGCAACTGGCTGGAATCTCCTTGGGACTGGAAAAAGAGGCTAAAGGCTTTCGGCATGCTCGCCTCCGTGGTATATGTATTTTCGTGCTGCTGGTGGGAGAGTCTTATGGGATTGCTGCTTCTGGTTGGCCTTTACGCCAATATCGCCTGTGTTTACGGAAACAAGCGCATGGGAATTGATGATTTGTAGGTAAAATCTGCATTTTGAAGCAAGAATACCCTTTATAAGTGCGCCCGGATTCGCTACTAGTGTTGCGTCCGTCAAATTCATAACCTTGGGTTTGATAAAATATATTTAATTTTGCTTTTTCAAAATAAATTTGAATTTATTTTGAGGGTGTCACAGCGGCTTGTGAAGAGCCTTTTTTATATATGATGATATCA encodes the following:
- a CDS encoding carbohydrate porin, which gives rise to MKKSLSLIILFVLCCTTNGICSDSLRSTLNLHGQEAGHQSVLLQEFREAWNEVQNSTGPLTIEGDVLGYIQSYGSTKIDGETKDSNTYGAYKARVRLHWEPIKDGKFFFQVQGGASDVNSNPSRRGLVLSSLNSQASRTSPGGKASISDVLYTQHFADKKMFVSLGYTDPESFMDENRFAGNGRIQFVNSMFNNEPIFDGIDSNLPIIAAGFNPQKEFKLTVLAQSTTYAGCPANERKDEFEDMADSPLIGGQLTYSPSFGNLKGNYRIFGWTNTYDQPGINAGDESINWGVAFNMDQDITENFGIFARLGKGNGAINSISWTWSAGTHWQGPIPSREQDVWGVAAGGVQGNRHTANKDMEYHYETYYQAKLTDNFSIVPDLTYVTNSNANSNNDDIVFGMLKFFFTFSTPGS
- a CDS encoding CinA family protein, which translates into the protein MIKTIVPSIGKILVDKGWTMATAESCTGGLVAATLTDFSGSSAWFSGAVVAYSNEIKMSLLHVPETVIIEHGAVSEETVRAMAEGVCKTMGVNVGISLSGIAGPTGGTPDKPVGTVWMGWHVNGETYAEKILFSGDRMDVKQQSLQTVLEKLHKFLKES
- a CDS encoding sulfotransferase family 2 domain-containing protein, with the translated sequence MKNIFFYHVTKTAGTSLRNLLRNNYEAAEIYDSCANADGPNAGSDFLHERPGMYEEHSCFMGHYRPEILPRIPKLFFRFTFLRHPVSRAVSWFYYLKSAGLLESSMELREFFYSVPSMPKDSRCPAISYFKQSTNAYVRFFGNHLDKGFHEINNDHYHDAMESLQNNFDFIGFQERYEESAFMLSKLAGFDNIFYERLRETPESSKISDHRKELGDSLYNRIVEYNQYDIKLYENVLQKSEAHFAGFMTKYAAEFERSKTNRPEKAALRDSFMS
- a CDS encoding trypsin-like peptidase domain-containing protein, which codes for MFFKSRIKIILFILLTVVIARPSFAAKDDSLRVTPVVRAVQKTSPAVVNINVTRIVERGVSPFGQMFGGQGFDMFFDNFPTQKRKFRSQATGSGVIINGRRGLVLTNAHVLSGGSDIKVRLINGEEYSAEIVGSDADFDIAVLKIKGAGNLPQVAMGDSSDIYIGETVIAIGNPFGYTHTVTTGVVSALKRAVKSKEGAYTDFIQTDAAINPGNSGGPLLNIMGDLIGINTAIQARAEGIGFAIPINRAKRVVKELLESGKVSPVWLGLSGQDLDQGAASYFGLSRVYGMLITDVHKDTPAAYAGLQPGDVVLRINGIEVEDKTGYLALLRVQTRSEDVDLEVLHEGKLRHVVVRPQSLELRQIRSQAWSRWGMVVDKDSRGRGMLVSKVRKNSASERLGLQPGDKIHQIGNHRVESQKDFLDSFLRYRLNNKVMLKVQRGRNFYYVKLIS
- a CDS encoding cache domain-containing protein, giving the protein MGVFEKDNTGGHNRLTWLRVAIPTAASLVLFITVLFAVHMPAVKEGLLAQRKKSLKHMTQVAVGVLNHLRDQEMKGAISSEEARKMGAEIIGMMRFGPDNKDYFWINDFNATMVMHPYLPELDGRDMSRFADFKGKLFIKEIINATKMDGTAFVDYYWQWQDQPEKVVPKISYVQRFYPWKWIVGTGLYLDEIESEAAARNRELIMMTFGILGIILLLSFYTIVQSRKAGKRILESEALFKGIFNNSQQFMGVLSPEGVLLLANNASLDFVERENREVIGHYLWETPWFEDSLDAQRQLKELIQVASFGGVGKGIFKHHGQNEETIYVDFSAKPVVDDSGSVLFLIAEGHNVTELKEVRDQIALSEAMFRGVFCQSLQFMAVLDLDGTLKEINKAALEAVHLTAEDVVDRPFWEGAWWQSPPTLADTLKEDIEKAVNGHTIRREITAYTPDEGTKYIDFSLKPAFGPDDKILFLLAEGKDVSELRSVQEQLSELNRDLEQKVEERTVELSRSVKSLENAQNQLIQSEKMAALGDLVAGVAHEINTPVGISVTSISFMEEKLNEISKKLDSGQLRKSDFDKFITVAKEATKSSMLNLHRAAELIGNFKQVAADQASGQKRTINFREYIDEILLSLRSKYKRTQHKINVDCADDLVLNTFPGAFMQIFSNLIINSLIHGFEGIDAGNIDIRVDVVDERIIIRYNDDGKGMSEVDVNKVFEPFFTTKRGEGGTGLGMSIVYNLVHKRLGGVISCSSVEGQGTAFTISLPGDIIVED
- the htpX gene encoding zinc metalloprotease HtpX; its protein translation is MTSQIKTFFLLAALTAIILFLGGLMGGRTGLVIAFGFAIFMNVGSYWYSDKIVLSMYKARQLSANDAPQVYAMVKELAANAGIPTPRLYVIDQDAPNAFATGRNPENAVVAVTSGIMRILTPEELRGVIAHEIGHITNRDILIQSVAAVLAGAIMMIANMMQWAAIFGFGGDDEEGGTNPLAAILIAILAPIAASLIQMAISRSREYLADSTGARISGTPKALASALYKLDATARNIPMDANPATENMFIVNPFSGGNMANWFSTHPSTEDRIARLMSM
- the thpR gene encoding RNA 2',3'-cyclic phosphodiesterase, whose protein sequence is MKKIRSFVAHPVPEEWKEIIRKSSASLRNGLQSKIAWVKPENMHLTLKFLGSVEEDKLAEVQGVLKKIPVVNFKITNAGAGFFPVQEKPHIIWLGIAEGTDTFCSTATKIDLEMAKLGFTKNRQSCHAHLTLGRVKKIADDDWNALAEKISSIELPATEINGFTLYKSELTPDGPVYSVIQEYK